The following coding sequences lie in one Rutidosis leptorrhynchoides isolate AG116_Rl617_1_P2 chromosome 4, CSIRO_AGI_Rlap_v1, whole genome shotgun sequence genomic window:
- the LOC139839815 gene encoding 1-aminocyclopropane-1-carboxylate oxidase homolog 1-like: MGLNASPGIIQPEYDRKTELKAFDETKTGVKGLVDSGITQVPRIFHLPCPENLNSDQTSGSKPTLPTIDMDGINEDSIKRKEVMKKVKDAFERWGFFQIVNHGIPIDILEDVKKGILGFFEQDTDVKKEWYSRDVSGKSRVVYNSNFDLYSAPVTNWRDSFYCIMAPNPPEPHELPLPCRDVWPDYARRMMKLGCCLFELISEALGLDPNHLFDMGCAEGLALLGHYYPSCPQPELTIGTPNHADNDFITILLQDHVGGLQVLYENQWIDVPPIPGALVVNAGDLLQA; the protein is encoded by the exons ATGGGTCTGAATGCCAGTCCGGGAATAATCCAACCGGAATACGACCGTAAAACCGAGCTAAAAGCATTCGACGAAACCAAGACCGGAGTCAAAGGACTCGTTGACTCTGGAATAACACAAGTCCCTCGTATATTCCACTTGCCATGTCCCGAAAATCTCAATTCCGACCAAACATCTGGGTCAAAACCAACTCTTCCGACCATCGACATGGATGGAATCAACGAGGATTCGATCAAGCGAAAGGAGGTGATGAAGAAAGTGAAAGATGCGTTTGAGAGGTGGGGATTTTTTCAGATTGTGAATCATGGAATACCAATTGACATTTTGGAGGATGTGAAAAAGGGTATTTTAGGGTTTTTTGAACAAGATACAGATGTAAAGAAGGAGTGGTATTCAAGAGATGTGAGTGGGAAGAGTAGGGTGGTATATAACAGCAACTTTGATTTGTACTCGGCACCGGTGACTAATTGGCGTGACTCGTTTTACTGTATCATGGCTCCTAATCCACCTGAACCACATGAGTTGCCACTCCCTTGCAG AGATGTATGGCCGGACTACGCGAGACGAATGATGAAGCTTGGATGTTGTTTGTTCGAGTTAATATCCGAGGCTCTTGGGCTCGACCCTAATCACCTTTTTGACATGGGGTGTGCCGAAGGGCTTGCCCTTCTTGGCCATTACTATCCTTCATGTCCGCAACCTGAGTTAACAATTGGAACCCCCAATCATGCCGACAACGATTTCATCACCATTCTTTTGCAAGACCATGTTGGCGGCCTTCAAGTGCTTTACGAGAATCAGTGGATCGACGTTCCCCCAATTCCAGGAGCTCTCGTAGTGAACGCCGGTGACCTTCTACAGGCATAA
- the LOC139840754 gene encoding transcription factor bHLH104-like: MDPFENTNWIDYDTLMNNVPSTDFYWGDHSGTIQVDASLASLAQVEECAVKECSKKRVRSTSCNRAENKACRERQRREKLNERFLELSSTLDPDRPANTDKLAELGDAVRVLNQLKSESEESKEMNEKLLEEIKTLKAEKNELREEKLVLKAEKAKMEQQVKSMTNSVSPPGFMTPHSAAYQAGASKMPVFPGYGYVPMWHYLPESTIDTSHDHELRPPAA, encoded by the exons ATGGATCCTTTCGAGAATACTAATTGGATCGACTACGACACATTAATGAATAATGTTCCATCCACAGATTTTTATTGGGGTGATCACAG TGGGACAATACAAGTAGATGCTTCACTTGCTAGCCTTGCACAAGTGGAGGAGTGTGCTGTGAAGGAATGTTCGAAAAAGAG GGTGCGTAGTACTTCATGCAACAGGGCCGAAAATAAAGCATGTCGTGAGAGGCAAAGAAGGGAAAAGCTGAATGAGAG ATTCTTGGAATTGAGCTCTACTTTGGATCCTGACCGGCCTGCCAACACTGATAAATTGGCTGAACTTGGAGATGCTGTCCGAGTTCTGAATCAGCTGAAATCTGAATCTGAAGA ATCAAAAGAGATGAATGAGAAATTATTGGAAGAGATCAAAACGTTGAAG GCTGAGAAGAATGAACTCCGTGAAGAGAAACTAGTTTTAAAGGCCGAAAAAGCAAAAATGGAGCAGCAGGTCAAATCGATGACCAATAGTGTTTCACCACCTGGGTTTATGACACCGCATTCAGCTGCATATCAGGCTGGAGCGAGTAAGATGCCCGTTTTTCCAGGCTATGGTTACGTTCCAATGTGGCATTATTTACCTGAATCAACAATTGACACATCTCATGATCATGAGCTGAGGCCACCTGCTGCTTAG